Proteins encoded in a region of the Vicinamibacteria bacterium genome:
- a CDS encoding amidase family protein, whose protein sequence is MNATKRITEAGAAFLTVLGITLAEPAQSSSPETFTLLEATIGDVHAAMLSGRITCRELVQSYLDRIEAYDKQGPNLNAVQTLNPRALEEADQLDEARESGGKLFGPLHCIPVLLKDQVETGDMPTTYGSAVFRDFVPIRDATIVEKMRSAGAIILAKTTMGEFASRYVGSAFGIIRNAYDPTRNPSGSSGGTGAGIAANFGMVGIGEDTGGSIRGPAAVHSLVGLRPTVPLVSRFGMMPAKPANDTLGPMTRTVGDAAILLDVIAGYDPNDPMTAYVVGHIPDSYSAFLRADGLEGARLGIVREPMDPKTDRESEDYRKVRTVIDAAIRDLGSLGAELVDPVTIPDAQKLIEKTYDENDYETEEATNGYLAEHPNAPASTLRQILVTGTVTPWRATSLLNVVGKSTNDAAYLTALHAKERLRLSVVKLMADLELDALVYATFDHQPTPIAPDVLTNPKPDDAYGIGNNRYLSPVIGFPAITVPAGFTADALPVGIELMGRPFTEGMLLQYAYAYEQKTRHRKPPETTPELKPRARQSQ, encoded by the coding sequence ATGAATGCGACGAAGCGAATCACGGAGGCAGGTGCCGCCTTTCTCACGGTGCTGGGCATCACGCTCGCCGAGCCCGCGCAATCGAGTAGCCCGGAGACGTTCACGCTACTCGAGGCGACGATCGGCGACGTTCACGCCGCCATGCTCTCGGGACGCATCACATGTCGCGAGCTGGTGCAGAGTTATCTCGACCGCATCGAAGCCTACGACAAACAGGGTCCCAACTTGAACGCCGTCCAGACCTTGAACCCGCGAGCGCTCGAAGAAGCGGACCAGCTCGACGAAGCCCGCGAGTCCGGCGGGAAGCTGTTCGGGCCCTTGCACTGCATCCCCGTTCTCCTCAAAGACCAGGTCGAGACCGGCGATATGCCCACGACTTACGGCTCCGCGGTTTTTCGAGATTTCGTTCCCATTCGCGACGCCACCATCGTCGAGAAGATGAGATCGGCGGGGGCCATCATTCTCGCTAAGACGACGATGGGAGAGTTCGCCTCCCGCTACGTGGGCTCCGCTTTCGGCATCATACGCAATGCCTACGACCCCACCCGCAACCCGAGCGGCTCATCCGGCGGAACCGGCGCAGGCATCGCCGCCAACTTCGGGATGGTCGGGATCGGTGAAGACACGGGAGGCTCGATTCGAGGGCCGGCCGCGGTTCATAGCCTCGTCGGGTTGAGACCCACCGTGCCTCTCGTCAGCCGATTCGGCATGATGCCCGCGAAGCCCGCGAACGACACGCTCGGCCCCATGACTCGAACCGTCGGTGACGCCGCCATTCTGCTCGACGTCATCGCCGGGTACGATCCCAACGACCCGATGACCGCCTACGTGGTCGGGCATATTCCCGATTCCTACAGCGCGTTTCTCCGTGCCGATGGCCTCGAAGGGGCGCGGCTCGGGATCGTCCGCGAGCCCATGGATCCCAAGACCGATCGGGAATCGGAAGATTACCGGAAGGTGAGGACGGTGATCGACGCCGCGATTCGCGATCTCGGATCGCTCGGCGCCGAGCTCGTCGACCCCGTCACCATTCCCGACGCTCAGAAGCTCATCGAGAAGACCTACGACGAGAACGATTATGAAACTGAGGAAGCGACGAATGGTTATCTCGCCGAACATCCCAATGCACCCGCTTCCACTCTTCGACAGATACTGGTCACGGGCACGGTCACGCCCTGGCGCGCGACGAGCCTGTTGAACGTCGTTGGGAAGTCGACGAACGACGCCGCCTACCTTACCGCCCTGCACGCGAAGGAACGGCTTCGCCTGAGCGTCGTGAAGCTGATGGCCGACCTCGAGCTCGATGCGCTCGTCTATGCCACTTTCGATCACCAACCGACGCCCATCGCCCCCGACGTCCTCACGAACCCGAAACCCGACGATGCCTACGGAATCGGTAACAACCGCTACTTGAGCCCGGTGATCGGCTTTCCCGCAATCACCGTGCCCGCGGGCTTCACCGCCGACGCGCTTCCGGTAGGCATCGAGCTCATGGGACGGCCGTTCACCGAGGGCATGCTCCTGCAATACGCTTACGCCTACGAGCAGAAGACGCGCCATCGTAAGCCTCCGGAAACGACTCCGGAGCTCAAACCGAGGGCTCGGCAGTCACAGTAG